CCGTCGATATGTATATGTTCTTTTAATACATCACGAGTGGTACCAGCAATATCTGTGACTATTGCGGTATCTTTACCTGCTAATGCGTTTAATAAACTCGATTTTCCGGCATTGGGTTTACCAGCTATGACAACTCTCATTCCCTCTCTTAATAGGGCACCTTGTTTGGTTTGCTGACGTAAAGTTTCAAAAGATTGGATGATATTATCTAAATCCTTTTGAATTTTTCCGTCACTGAGAAAGTCGATTTCTTCATCAGGAAAATCAATAGCGGCTTCAACATAAATGCGCAAATGAATAACAAGCTCAACTAAAGTATGGATGTTCTCTGAAAAAGCACCTTGTAATGAACGTAACGCTCCTTTTACCGCTTGTTCAGAACTGGCGTCAATCAAATCGGCAATGGCTTCAGCTTGAGCTAAGTCTAATTTGTCATTTAAGAATGCACGTTCACTAAATTCACCAGGGTTTGCAATTCTAATTTTGGGAATTTTTAATATAGCATTGAGCATCATATCCAAGACAACTTGGCCACCATGTCCTTGTAACTCAAGTACATCTTCGCCAGAAAAAGAATGAGGATTTTCAAAAAATATAGCTATGCCCTGATCGATCACATTATTTTCTGTATCAGAAAAAGTAAGATATTCTGCTTGCCGAGTTTTAGGTACTTTACCTAAAATTTGTTTGGCAACTTCACTAGCTAAACTTCCAGACACACGAATTATTCCAACCCCACCTTTGCCAGGTGCTGTGGCTTGAGCAACAATAGTTTGTTGTTGATTTGATAATTCTGTGCCTGTCATTTTGCTTAATCTCTAAAGTTAGTAAATTGTAAGGGTTGTTCTAAATCTGCTGCTTTTGCTATGGCCATAGCTTGTTGTAAGTCATCTCGTTTTTTGCCGGTAACTCGCACTTGTTCACCTTGAATCTGTGCTTGTACTTTAAGTTTGGCATCTTTAATTAATTTAATAATCTTTTTAGCGGTAGGTTGTTCAATTCCTTGTTTAAAGGCGATAGCTTGTTTGTATATTTTACCTATGTGCTGAACATCTTTCTCTTCAAAAGCAGCTGTATCTACATTACGTTTTACGCAAGTACCTCTTAGAATATCTATCATTTGTTTTAACTGAAAATCATTGTCAGCAGTCATAGTGACAATGCTTTCCTTTAATTCAAAATTTGCTTCGACGCCTCTGAAATCAAAACGTGTACTTAATTCACGATTGGCATTATCTACCGCATTTTTAACTTCGACTAAATCTATTTCTGACACTATATCTAAAGAAGGCATAAAAGCTCCAAAACTGTATGAATGGTTGGCTATATTGTAAGCACAAAAAAGCCCGCTTTATAACCCAATTAGGTATAAAACGGGCTGTCGATTATTATATTTACTTAGTCTGTAATCCGCGTTTTTCCATAGAAGCATAGATAAATTTGGCTTGTACTAAAGTAATAATGTTACTGATTAACCAATAAAGAACTAAACCAGCAGGGAAAATAAAGAAGAATAAACTCATAGCAACAGGCATAAATTGCATTATTTTTTGCTGCATTGGGTCAGTCATAGTCATAGGTTGAAGTTTTTGTAATAAATACATACTTACACCTGTCAGCACTGGTAATACAAAGAAGGGGTCTTTAGAACTAAGATCTGTTATCCAGAAGATAAAATCTGCATGTCTTAACTCAACACTTTCTAATAATACCCAATATAAAGCTAAGAAAATCGGCATTTGCAGTAAAAGAGGGAAACAACCACCCATAGGGTTAACTTTATCTTCTTTATACATTTTCATCATGGCTTGCTGCATTTTTTGTTTATCTTCGCCATAACGCTCTTTTAATGCGTCCATTTTAGGTTTAAGAGCACGCATTTTTGCCATAGATTCATATTGTTTTTTCGTTAATGGGTACATTGCTCCTTTAACAACTATAGTGATTAATATTATCGAGAATCCCCAGTTTCCTACCAAGCTATGTATAAATTGTAAGAAAGTGAAAAGTGGTTGGGAAATCATAAACAAAAAGCCGTAGTCAACAGTTAAGTCTAGGCCTCTAGCAATTCCAGCTAGGGTATCTTGATCTTTAGGACCTAAATATAAAGCGCTACCGATTTGTGCTGTTTCGCCAGCTTGTACAATTATAGGTTGGCCAGTAAAACCAATTACACCATTCGTATTTTGTAATACACGGCTAAATAGATTATTTGTTTCATTTTGTGGTGGTACCCAAGCAGATACGAAGTAGTGCTCGATCATTGCTGCCCAACCTGCAATAGTGGTTTTTTTCAGGCCTTTATCTGTCATGTCATCGAAACTATACTTTTCGTATTTATCTTCTTCTGTAGAAAATGCTCCACCTCGATAAGTTGGCATAAACATGCTGCCATCTTCTTTAAGCATACTTTGTTTTAGTTGGCCAAATTGTTGAAGTTGTTTTGCGTTGCTTGTATTGTTTTCGATGATATAAGTCACGTCTATTTTGTGACTGTCTTTAGTAAAAACAAAATTCTTAGTTATTTTTACACCTTCTGGTGTCACTAATGTTAGTGGGACAGTTAAAGTTTGACCTTCTAGTACATAACTATCCTGTTCAGTTATATATGTCGGACGACCTTTACTATCAGGACCATCTTTACCAATTAATCCGCTTTGAGCTATGAATAATTCATCTCCATTGGGTCTTAACAGACTGTAGGAATCTTTTGAGTATTGTTCAACTGGAAATTTTACAAGTTCTGCGGATATAACGTCACCGCCTACTGTATCAATACTTAAAACTAGCGTATCAGTTTTAACAGAAATAATTTTTCCATACTGAGCTTTATTCTGTGTGAAGTTTTGTCCAGTTGCAGAAGCCATAGGCACATCATCTGAACTTAGTGGAGCATCACCAGAATTATTTTGCTGAGAAACTTGCGGAGCTGCTTGTAAAGGTTTAGGGCCATAATCGACTTGCCATTGTTGCCATAACATAAAAGTGACAAACGCTAAGGCAATTAATAAAAAACTTCGTTGGGATTGCATAAAATACTCTAATTAACTACATGTTTATATGTGTGACTTACTAATTTTAAAACCATTAAACCACTGCGATATTACTTTTGTGCTAACAACTTATTCTTTATATGGGCATAAGAATAAATCTCACTATTTTCTTTTCTTTTTTTCAGGAACTGGATCATATCCACCTGAATGTAGTGGATGGCATTTTGATATACGTTTAATGCTCAACCAACTACCTTTGATAAAACCATGCTCCGTAATTGCACCAATAGCATAATAAGAACAGCTAGGATGAAATCTGCATGTTGGTCCTAACATTGGAGAAATTAAAATCTGATAAAATTTAATTAGTCCAATAGGGATTTTTCGCAACGTATTGCTAACTTTTTCCATAATTTACCAAGTAAAAAAACTAATTCCTGATTCGACATTTTATCTAGGCCTGTTTTGCCTACCACTACTATATCAATATTTGGAAATGTTTGTCTTTTTAAGCGAAAACTCTCACGA
The sequence above is a segment of the Paraglaciecola sp. L3A3 genome. Coding sequences within it:
- the mnmE gene encoding tRNA uridine-5-carboxymethylaminomethyl(34) synthesis GTPase MnmE gives rise to the protein MTGTELSNQQQTIVAQATAPGKGGVGIIRVSGSLASEVAKQILGKVPKTRQAEYLTFSDTENNVIDQGIAIFFENPHSFSGEDVLELQGHGGQVVLDMMLNAILKIPKIRIANPGEFSERAFLNDKLDLAQAEAIADLIDASSEQAVKGALRSLQGAFSENIHTLVELVIHLRIYVEAAIDFPDEEIDFLSDGKIQKDLDNIIQSFETLRQQTKQGALLREGMRVVIAGKPNAGKSSLLNALAGKDTAIVTDIAGTTRDVLKEHIHIDGMPLHIIDTAGLRESPDKVEKIGIERAWQEIHQADRILFMLDSTDSRETHPEKIWPEFYHQIPKNIGLSVIRNKVDLTNESVGFDNSGDYPVISLSASDQSGINYLTDHLKNCMGFNTGSEGQFIARRRHLDAIDRAAEHLYLGKQQLEENLAGELLAEELRLTQQHLNEITGEFSSDDLLTKIFSSFCIGK
- the yidD gene encoding membrane protein insertion efficiency factor YidD translates to MEKVSNTLRKIPIGLIKFYQILISPMLGPTCRFHPSCSYYAIGAITEHGFIKGSWLSIKRISKCHPLHSGGYDPVPEKKKRK
- a CDS encoding YajQ family cyclic di-GMP-binding protein; the encoded protein is MPSLDIVSEIDLVEVKNAVDNANRELSTRFDFRGVEANFELKESIVTMTADNDFQLKQMIDILRGTCVKRNVDTAAFEEKDVQHIGKIYKQAIAFKQGIEQPTAKKIIKLIKDAKLKVQAQIQGEQVRVTGKKRDDLQQAMAIAKAADLEQPLQFTNFRD
- the yidC gene encoding membrane protein insertase YidC, producing MQSQRSFLLIALAFVTFMLWQQWQVDYGPKPLQAAPQVSQQNNSGDAPLSSDDVPMASATGQNFTQNKAQYGKIISVKTDTLVLSIDTVGGDVISAELVKFPVEQYSKDSYSLLRPNGDELFIAQSGLIGKDGPDSKGRPTYITEQDSYVLEGQTLTVPLTLVTPEGVKITKNFVFTKDSHKIDVTYIIENNTSNAKQLQQFGQLKQSMLKEDGSMFMPTYRGGAFSTEEDKYEKYSFDDMTDKGLKKTTIAGWAAMIEHYFVSAWVPPQNETNNLFSRVLQNTNGVIGFTGQPIIVQAGETAQIGSALYLGPKDQDTLAGIARGLDLTVDYGFLFMISQPLFTFLQFIHSLVGNWGFSIILITIVVKGAMYPLTKKQYESMAKMRALKPKMDALKERYGEDKQKMQQAMMKMYKEDKVNPMGGCFPLLLQMPIFLALYWVLLESVELRHADFIFWITDLSSKDPFFVLPVLTGVSMYLLQKLQPMTMTDPMQQKIMQFMPVAMSLFFFIFPAGLVLYWLISNIITLVQAKFIYASMEKRGLQTK